In Gossypium arboreum isolate Shixiya-1 chromosome 5, ASM2569848v2, whole genome shotgun sequence, a single genomic region encodes these proteins:
- the LOC108454128 gene encoding dihydroflavonol 4-reductase-like, which produces MPTDNQMKDMKPNSIMGSSVTDGEIVCVTGGSGFIGSWLIKLLLERGYVVRATVRDPGNSKKVKHLLELPKAETHLTLWKADLAEEGSFDDAIQACTGVFHVATPMDFESEDPENEVIKPTINGVLSIMKACAKAKTVRRLVFTSSAGTIDVAEQQKPCYDETCWSDLEFIQAKKMTGWMYFVSKTMAEQAAWKFAKENNIDFVSIIPPLVVGPFIMQSMPPSLITALSPITGNEAHYSIIKQGQFIHLDDLCRAHIFLFENPKAEGRYICASHHATIIDLAKMLSEKYPEYNVPTKFKDVDENLKSVEFSSKKLLDLGFEFKYSLEDMFVGAVETCREKGLLPLSNEKNIKNID; this is translated from the exons ATGCCAACTGATAATCAAATGAAAGACATGAAACCGAATTCCATAATGGGATCGTCAGTCACCGACGGCGAGATCGTGTGCGTAACAGGCGGCTCTGGGTTCATTGGTTCATGGCTCATCAAGCTGCTCTTGGAACGCGGTTATGTCGTCCGAGCCACTGTGCGCGACCCTG GCAACTCGAAGAAGGTGAAGCATTTACTAGAGCTACCTAAAGCAGAGACGCACTTGACTCTTTGGAAAGCAGATTTAGCTGAAGAGGGAAGCTTTGATGATGCAATTCAAGCTTGTACGGGTGTGTTCCATGTGGCCACGCCTATGGACTTCGAGTCCGAGGACCCTGAG AATGAAGTCATAAAACCAACAATCAATGGAGTGCTAAGCATCATGAAAGCTTGCGCCAAAGCCAAAACTGTTAGAAGGTTAGTGTTCACATCATCAGCTGGAACTATTGATGTTGCAGAACAACAAAAGCCCTGTTATGATGAAACCTGTTGGAGCGACCTTGAATTCATCCAGGCCAAAAAAATGACTGGTTGG ATGTATTTTGTCTCCAAGACAATGGCAGAGCAAGCAGCCTGGAAATTCGCTAAAGAAAATAACATTGATTTTGTCAGCATAATACCACCTTTGGTGGTCGGTCCATTTATTATGCAATCAATGCCGCCAAGCCTCATAACTGCACTTTCTCCTATCACCG GGAACGAAGCTCATTATTCGATCATAAAACAAGGCCAATTCATTCATTTGGATGACTTGTGCAGAGCTCATATCTTTCTATTCGAGAATCCAAAAGCGGAAGGTCGCTACATTTGCGCCTCTCACCATGCTACCATTATCGATCTTGCAAAAATGCTCAGTGAAAAATACCCTGAATATAATGTTCCCACCAA GTTCAAAGATGTGGATGAGAACCTGAAGAGTGTGGAGTTCTCCTCAAAGAAGCTCTTGGACTTGGGATTTGAGTTTAAATATAGCTTGGAAGACATGTTCGTAGGAGCTGTCGAGACATGCCGAGAAAAGGGACTGCTTCCTCTTTCTAATGAGAAGAATATCAAAAACATAGACTGA